A portion of the Cydia fagiglandana chromosome 7, ilCydFagi1.1, whole genome shotgun sequence genome contains these proteins:
- the LOC134665989 gene encoding glycine dehydrogenase (decarboxylating), mitochondrial, with protein MYRLLKRGVLTGSKLNGLKSSNIGRGTRCLTTQDAKADILFPETVDFPSRHIGPRDQDIVTMLDLLGYKSLDQLTNDAVPKQIQLQGLMDISEPMSEYDLIERVRKIAENNQIWRSYIGMGYHNCAVPHTIMRNMFENPGWTTQYTPYQPEVAQGRLESLLNYQTMVSDLTGLDVANASLLDEGTAAAEALSLCHRHNKRNKFVVSERLHPQTLAVVQTRLDALGLEVMVVPDVRQADFAQRDISAVLLQCPDTRGLVYDYSGLAAAAQEHGTLVVVATDLLAMALLRPPAECGAALAVGTSQRLGVPLGYGGPHAGFFAAEHPLVRLMPGRMVGVTRDAAGRDAYRLALQTREQHIRRDKATSNICTAQALLANMSAMYAVYHGPQGLRDIAIRVHNATLVLDHGIRQRGHKQSNEVYFDTLHVVPHANHDAGAIKERAQQKKINLRYFDDGAVGVALDETTTMQDVDDLLWIFDCQSVDEVKKNEEAVKSRSVLKGPFRRTSPYLTHPVFNMHHSETKLVRYMKRLENKDISLVHSMIPLGSCTMKLNSTTEMMPCSFKHFTDIHPFAPLDQCQGYHTLFEELANDLCAITGYDRVSFQPNSGAQGEYAGLRTIKRYHEFRGDTGRNICLIPVSAHGTNPASAHMAGMLVCAIRVKPSGDIDMEHLKDKVEEHSKKLSCLMLTYPSTFGVFEEQAADVCALVHKHGGQVYLDGANMNAQVGLCRPGDYGSDVSHLNLHKTFCIPHGGGGPGMGPIGVKAHLAPFLPSHPVVDPLADLGDAAHSFGSVSAAPYGSSAILPISWAYIKMMGPKGLKRATQVAILNANYMSRRLDGHYKTLYKGERGLVAHEFIIDVRDLKKTANIEPGDIAKRLMDFGFHAPTMSWPVAGTLMIEPTESEDLQELDRFCEALIQIRKEIKDIEDGVMDQRLNPLKMAPHTQEAVISEDWNRPYSRAQAAFPAPFVKGETKIWPTVGRIDDMYGDKHLVCTCPPVLDDF; from the exons atgtacaGATTACTTAAACGCGGCGTGTTGACTGGAAGCAAATTAAATGGTTTAAAATCTTCTAATATAGGGAGAGGGACTCGTTGTCTGACTACCCAAGATGCGAAGGCAGATATTCTGTTCCCTGAAACGGTCGATTTTCCAAGCAGACACATTGGGCCGAGGGACCAAGATATTGTGACCATGCTGGATCTTTTGGGATACAAG AGCTTGGACCAGTTGACTAATGATGCGGTGCCTAAGCAAATCCAGTTGCAAGGTCTTATGGACATCTCTGAGCCTATGA GCGAATATGACCTTATCGAAAGGGTACGCAAGATAGCTGAAAATAATCAAATATGGCGTTCATACATCGGTATGGGATATCACAACTGTGCTGTGCCTCATACCATCATGAGGAATATGTTCGAAAATCCTGGATG GACGACACAGTACACCCCCTACCAACCCGAAGTGGCTCAGGGCAGACTGGAAAGCCTCCTCAACTACCAGACGATGGTGAGCGACCTCACTGGATTGGATGTAGCCAATGCTTCGCTGCTGGACGAAGGGACAGCTGCCGCCGAGGCTCTATCTCTTTGCCATAG ACACAACAAAAGGAACAAATTCGTAGTATCAGAGCGCCTCCACCCTCAAACATTAGCCGTTGTCCAAACGCGCTTAGACGCTCTGGGGTTAGAGGTGATGGTAGTACCCGACGTGCGACAGGCGGATTTCGCACAGAGAGACATCTCCGCTGTCCTCCTGCAGTGCCCTGATACCAGGGGCTTGGTTTATGATTACTCTGGATTGGCTGCTGCTGCACAGGAACATGGA ACATTAGTGGTAGTGGCAACGGATCTCCTAGCCATGGCTCTGCTCAGGCCTCCAGCGGAATGCGGCGCAGCTCTTGCTGTGGGCACTTCCCAACGGTTGGGGGTCCCACTTGGCTATGGAGGACCCCATGCAGGGTTCTTCGCCGCCGAACATCCACTCGTACGGCTCATGCCTGGACGTATGGTGGGCGTGACGAGAGACGCTGCTGGTAGAGATGCCTACAG GTTAGCCCTTCAGACCAGAGAACAGCACATCAGACGAGACAAGGCGACGTCAAACATTTGCACAGCTCAAGCCCTCTTGGCGAACATGTCTGCGATGTACGCTGTCTACCACGGCCCTCAGGGCTTGAGGGATATTGCCATTCGAGTCCATAATGCCACTCTAGTACTTGATCacg GTATCAGACAACGTGGTCACAAGCAATCTAACGAAGTATACTTCGACACGTTACACGTCGTGCCCCATGCTAACCATGACGCTGGGGCCATCAAAGAGAGAGCTCAACAAAAGAAGATCAATCTTCGGTACTTCGATGACGGTGCAGTAGGCGTAGCACTAGATGAGACCACTACTATGCAGGACGTTGATGACCTGCTGTGGATATTTGACTGTCAAAGCGTTGATGAG GTAAAGAAAAACGAAGAAGCAGTAAAGTCTCGCAGCGTGCTTAAGGGTCCATTTAGAAGGACGTCCCCGTACCTCACGCATCCGGTCTTCAACATGCACCACTCCGAAACCAAACTGGTGCGGTACATGAAGCGATTGGAGAATAAGGACATATCTTTGGTCCACTCTATGATACCTTTG GGTTCCTGCACCATGAAACTAAATTCAACGACGGAAATGATGCCTTGCTCGTTCAAGCACTTTACAGATATTCATCCATTCGCGCCACTAGATCAGTGCCAGGGCTATCACACCTTGTTTGAGGAACTGGCCAATGACTTGTGTGCGATCACCGGTTACGACCGTGTTTCATTCCAGCCTAACAG CGGCGCCCAAGGCGAATATGCAGGACTACGTACAATAAAGCGCTACCATGAGTTCCGCGGCGACACGGGCCGCAATATTTGCCTCATCCCCGTGAGCGCGCACGGCACCAACCCAGCATCTGCCCATATGGCCGGTATGCTGGTGTGTGCTATCCGAGTCAAGCCCTCTGGAGATATCGATATGGAGCATCTCAAAGATAAG GTTGAAGAGCACAGTAAGAAGCTGTCATGCCTCATGCTGACGTACCCTAGCACGTTCGGCGTGTTCGAGGAGCAAGCCGCAGACGTGTGCGCGCTGGTGCACAAGCATGGTGGCCAAGTGTACTTGGACGGAGCCAATATGAATGCACAG GTTGGTCTATGTCGTCCAGGAGATTATGGCAGCGATGTATCCCATCTAAACCTGCACAAGACCTTCTGTATACCCCACGGCGGTGGCGGGCCAGGCATGGGACCTATTGGAGT AAAAGCTCACCTGGCGCCTTTCCTGCCTTCACATCCAGTTGTAGACCCTCTGGCGGACTTGGGTGACGCGGCGCACAGTTTTGGATCAGTGAGCGCGGCTCCCTATGGTTCTTCGGCAATCTTGCCGATTTCCTGGGCTTATATcaag ATGATGGGCCCTAAAGGCCTAAAGCGCGCGACTCAAGTAGCCATCCTGAACGCAAACTACATGTCTCGGAGGCTCGACGGTCATTACAAAACCCTGTATAAGGGTGAGAGGGGGCTGGTAGCGCACGAGTTCATCATTGATGTGAGAGATCTTAAGAAAACTGCTAACATCGAGCCCGGGGATATCGCGAAGAGATTGATGGACTTTG GATTCCACGCCCCAACCATGTCTTGGCCGGTAGCTGGTACTCTAATGATAGAGCCTACGGAATCCGAGGATCTCCAGGAGCTCGACCGGTTCTGTGAGGCGCTCATCCAAATTAGAAAGGAAATCAAAGACATAGAGGACGGAGTCATGGATCAACGGTTAAATCCGCTAAAG ATGGCGCCTCATACTCAAGAAGCTGTGATATCAGAAGACTGGAATAGGCCTTACAGCAGAGCACAAGCTGCATTCCCTGCC CCGTTCGTGAAAGGAGAGACGAAGATCTGGCCAACAGTGGGTCGTATCGACGATATGTACGGCGACAAGCACCTCGTCTGTACGTGCCCTCCGGTCCTTGACGACTTCTGa